The following are from one region of the Shinella sp. PSBB067 genome:
- the grxD gene encoding Grx4 family monothiol glutaredoxin encodes MSGIHDFIENEVKTNDVVLFLKGTPEFPQCGFSGQVVQILDYVGVDYKGINVLADADIRQGIKDYSNWPTIPQLYVKGEFVGGCDIVREMFQSGELQSHLQGQGIALKGAA; translated from the coding sequence ATGAGCGGCATCCACGATTTCATCGAAAACGAAGTGAAGACCAACGACGTCGTCCTCTTCTTGAAGGGCACGCCGGAATTCCCGCAGTGTGGGTTCTCCGGTCAGGTCGTGCAGATCCTCGACTATGTGGGTGTGGACTACAAGGGCATCAACGTGCTCGCCGACGCCGACATCCGCCAGGGCATCAAGGACTATTCCAACTGGCCGACCATCCCGCAGCTTTACGTGAAGGGCGAGTTCGTCGGCGGTTGCGACATCGTGCGCGAGATGTTCCAGTCGGGCGAACTGCAGTCGCATCTGCAGGGACAGGGTATCGCGCTCAAGGGCGCTGCCTGA
- a CDS encoding BolA/IbaG family iron-sulfur metabolism protein: MAMSPGDIEDLIKSGIPGAKVVIRDLAGDGDHYAAEVVAEAFRGKTRVQQHQMVYDALKGNMGGVLHALALQTSIPD, from the coding sequence ATGGCTATGTCACCCGGCGATATCGAAGACCTGATCAAATCCGGCATCCCCGGCGCGAAGGTGGTCATCCGCGATCTTGCCGGCGACGGCGATCACTACGCCGCCGAGGTCGTCGCGGAGGCTTTCCGCGGCAAGACCCGTGTGCAGCAGCACCAGATGGTCTACGACGCCCTCAAGGGCAATATGGGCGGCGTGCTGCACGCCCTCGCCCTCCAGACCTCGATCCCGGACTGA